One Phoenix dactylifera cultivar Barhee BC4 chromosome 14, palm_55x_up_171113_PBpolish2nd_filt_p, whole genome shotgun sequence DNA window includes the following coding sequences:
- the LOC103698913 gene encoding cleavage and polyadenylation specificity factor subunit 3-I-like isoform X1, whose translation MASAMTGGQVWALKRRESTATREGDRLTITPLGAGNEVGRSCVYMSYKGKTVLFDCGIHLAYSGMAALPYFDEIDPSTIDVLLVTHFHLDHAASLPYFLEKTTFKGRVFMTHATKAIYRLLLSDYVKVIKVSVEDMLYDEQDILRSMDKIEVIDFHQTLEVNGIRFWCYTAGHVLGAAMFMVDIAGVRVLYTGDYSREEDRHLRAAEIPQFSPDICIIESTCGVQLHQPRLIREKRFTDVIHSTVSQGGRVLIPAFALGRAQELLLILDEYWSNHAELHNIPIYYASPLAKRCMAVYQTYINAMNERIRNQFANSNPFDFKHISPLKSIENFADVGPSVVMASPGGLQSGLSRQLFDKWCTDKKNACVIPGYVVEGTLLKTIINEPKEVTLMNGLTAPLNMQVYYISFSAHADFAQTSTFLKELMPPNIILVHGGANEMARLKQKLITQFADRNAKIISPKNCQSVEMYFSSKKMAKTIGRLADKTPEVGETVSGLLVKKGFTYQIMASDDLHVFSQLSAANITQRISVPYSGAFGVIKHRLKQIYESVESPSEEPDVPTLIVHERVTIRQESENYVTLQWSSDPISDMVLDSVVAMILNISREGPKGTAVAEAKKTEEETEKMAQKVIYALFVSLFGDVKIGEEGTLVVTVDGDVARLDGKNGEVECENEGLKERVKTAFGQIQSAVRPIPPSAS comes from the exons ATGGCGTCCGCCATGACCGGCGGCCAGGTCTGGGCGCTCAAGAGGCGGGAATCGACGGCGACGAGGGAAGGGGATCGGCTCACCATCACCCCATTGGGCGCCGGCAATGAGGTGGGGCGCTCCTGTGTGtatatgtcctacaaagggaaGACCGTCTTG TTCGACTGTGGAATCCATCTAGCGTACTCGGGGATGGCTGCCTTGCCATATTTTGATGAGATCGATCCTTCGACTATCGACGTGCTTCTTGTGACTCA CTTTCACCTTGATCATGCTGCCTCATTGCCATACTTTCTGGAGAAG ACTACTTTCAAGGGCCGGGTTTTCATGACGCATGCAACTAAGGCTATTTACAGGTTGCTTTTGTCAGATTATGTGAAAGTGATCAAAGTTTCTGTTGAGGATATGCTGTATGATGAGCAAGATATTCTTCGTTCAATGGACAAAATTGAG GTCATAGACTTCCACCAGACACTTGAAGTGAATGGTATTCGCTTTTGGTGCTATACTGCTGGTCATGTTCTGGGTGCTGCCATGTTCATGGTTGATATTGCTGGTGTCCGGGTTCTATACACCGGTGACTACTCTCGTGAAGAGGACCGCCATCTCCGAGCTGCTGAAATTCCACAATTCTCCCCTGATATCTGTATCATTGAGTCCACCTGTGGTGTCCAGCTCCACCAGCCCCGTCTTATCCGAGAGAAGCGCTTTACAGATGTCATCCACTCAACCGTCTCCCAAGGTGGCCGTGTGCTTATTCCTGCTTTTGCCCTTGGCAGAGCCCAAGAACTCCTCCTCATCCTGGATGAGTACTGGTCTAACCATGCAGAGCTCCATAACATTCCCATCTACTATGCCTCCCCtcttgccaagagatgcatGGCTGTCTACCAGACCTATATAAATGCCATGAATGAGAGGATTCGGAACCAGTTTGCAAACTCAAACCCATTCGATTTTAAGCACATTTCTCCGTTGAAGAGCATAGAGAATTTTGCTGATGTGGGTCCATCAGTGGTTATGGCAAGTCCAGGTGGCCTCCAGAGTGGGCTTTCTAGACAACTGTTTGATAAATGGTGCACAGATAAAAAGAATGCTTGTGTTATTCCTGGGTATGTTGTGGAAGGGACACTCTTAAAAACCATCATCAATGAGCCAAAAGAAGTCACCCTAATGAATGGCCTCACTGCTCCTCTCAACATGCAGGTATATTACATCTCCTTCTCAGCTCATGCGGATTTCGCACAGACAAGCACCTTCTTGAAGGAGCTCATGCCTCCCAATATAATTCTTGTCCATGGAGGAGCCAATGAGATGGCAAGGCTTAAGCAGAAGCTTATAACCCAATTTGCTGATAGGAATGCTAAGATCATTTCCCCCAAGAACTGCCAGTCAGTGGAGATGTATTTTAGTTCCAAAAAAATGGCCAAAACAATTGGAAGGCTGGCTGACAAGACACCAGAAGTTGGGGAAACAGTCAGCGGCTTACTGGTCAAGAAGGGCTTTACATATCAGATAATGGCATCGGATGATCTCCATGTCTTCTCACAGCTGTCCGCAGCGAATATTACCCAGAGGATCTCCGTCCCTTATTCTGGTGCTTTCGGAGTTATAAAGCATAGGTTGAAGCAGATATATGAGAGTGTGGAGTCCCCATCAGAAGAGCCTGATGTACCAACATTGATTGTGCATGAAAGGGTGACGATAAGGCAGGAGTCAGAGAACTATGTGACATTGCAGTGGTCATCGGACCCCATAAGCGACATGGTTTTGGACTCTGTAGTAGCTATGATCTTGAATATTAGCCGAGAAGGTCCAAAGGGGACAGCAGTTGCAGAGGCCAAGAAGACAGAGGAGGAAACAGAGAAGATGGCGCAGAAGGTAATATATGCTCTTTTTGTATCCTTGTTTGGGGATGTCAAGATTGGAGAGGAAGGAACACTGGTTGTGACTGTCGATGGGGATGTGGCGCGTCTGGATGGCAAGAATGGTGAAGTAGAATGTGAGAATGAGGGGTTGAAGGAGAGAGTAAAGACAGCATTCGGACAGATACAAAGTGCAGTGAGACCAATCCCGCCATCAGCATCTTGA
- the LOC103698913 gene encoding cleavage and polyadenylation specificity factor subunit 3-I-like isoform X2, whose product MTHATKAIYRLLLSDYVKVIKVSVEDMLYDEQDILRSMDKIEVIDFHQTLEVNGIRFWCYTAGHVLGAAMFMVDIAGVRVLYTGDYSREEDRHLRAAEIPQFSPDICIIESTCGVQLHQPRLIREKRFTDVIHSTVSQGGRVLIPAFALGRAQELLLILDEYWSNHAELHNIPIYYASPLAKRCMAVYQTYINAMNERIRNQFANSNPFDFKHISPLKSIENFADVGPSVVMASPGGLQSGLSRQLFDKWCTDKKNACVIPGYVVEGTLLKTIINEPKEVTLMNGLTAPLNMQVYYISFSAHADFAQTSTFLKELMPPNIILVHGGANEMARLKQKLITQFADRNAKIISPKNCQSVEMYFSSKKMAKTIGRLADKTPEVGETVSGLLVKKGFTYQIMASDDLHVFSQLSAANITQRISVPYSGAFGVIKHRLKQIYESVESPSEEPDVPTLIVHERVTIRQESENYVTLQWSSDPISDMVLDSVVAMILNISREGPKGTAVAEAKKTEEETEKMAQKVIYALFVSLFGDVKIGEEGTLVVTVDGDVARLDGKNGEVECENEGLKERVKTAFGQIQSAVRPIPPSAS is encoded by the exons ATGACGCATGCAACTAAGGCTATTTACAGGTTGCTTTTGTCAGATTATGTGAAAGTGATCAAAGTTTCTGTTGAGGATATGCTGTATGATGAGCAAGATATTCTTCGTTCAATGGACAAAATTGAG GTCATAGACTTCCACCAGACACTTGAAGTGAATGGTATTCGCTTTTGGTGCTATACTGCTGGTCATGTTCTGGGTGCTGCCATGTTCATGGTTGATATTGCTGGTGTCCGGGTTCTATACACCGGTGACTACTCTCGTGAAGAGGACCGCCATCTCCGAGCTGCTGAAATTCCACAATTCTCCCCTGATATCTGTATCATTGAGTCCACCTGTGGTGTCCAGCTCCACCAGCCCCGTCTTATCCGAGAGAAGCGCTTTACAGATGTCATCCACTCAACCGTCTCCCAAGGTGGCCGTGTGCTTATTCCTGCTTTTGCCCTTGGCAGAGCCCAAGAACTCCTCCTCATCCTGGATGAGTACTGGTCTAACCATGCAGAGCTCCATAACATTCCCATCTACTATGCCTCCCCtcttgccaagagatgcatGGCTGTCTACCAGACCTATATAAATGCCATGAATGAGAGGATTCGGAACCAGTTTGCAAACTCAAACCCATTCGATTTTAAGCACATTTCTCCGTTGAAGAGCATAGAGAATTTTGCTGATGTGGGTCCATCAGTGGTTATGGCAAGTCCAGGTGGCCTCCAGAGTGGGCTTTCTAGACAACTGTTTGATAAATGGTGCACAGATAAAAAGAATGCTTGTGTTATTCCTGGGTATGTTGTGGAAGGGACACTCTTAAAAACCATCATCAATGAGCCAAAAGAAGTCACCCTAATGAATGGCCTCACTGCTCCTCTCAACATGCAGGTATATTACATCTCCTTCTCAGCTCATGCGGATTTCGCACAGACAAGCACCTTCTTGAAGGAGCTCATGCCTCCCAATATAATTCTTGTCCATGGAGGAGCCAATGAGATGGCAAGGCTTAAGCAGAAGCTTATAACCCAATTTGCTGATAGGAATGCTAAGATCATTTCCCCCAAGAACTGCCAGTCAGTGGAGATGTATTTTAGTTCCAAAAAAATGGCCAAAACAATTGGAAGGCTGGCTGACAAGACACCAGAAGTTGGGGAAACAGTCAGCGGCTTACTGGTCAAGAAGGGCTTTACATATCAGATAATGGCATCGGATGATCTCCATGTCTTCTCACAGCTGTCCGCAGCGAATATTACCCAGAGGATCTCCGTCCCTTATTCTGGTGCTTTCGGAGTTATAAAGCATAGGTTGAAGCAGATATATGAGAGTGTGGAGTCCCCATCAGAAGAGCCTGATGTACCAACATTGATTGTGCATGAAAGGGTGACGATAAGGCAGGAGTCAGAGAACTATGTGACATTGCAGTGGTCATCGGACCCCATAAGCGACATGGTTTTGGACTCTGTAGTAGCTATGATCTTGAATATTAGCCGAGAAGGTCCAAAGGGGACAGCAGTTGCAGAGGCCAAGAAGACAGAGGAGGAAACAGAGAAGATGGCGCAGAAGGTAATATATGCTCTTTTTGTATCCTTGTTTGGGGATGTCAAGATTGGAGAGGAAGGAACACTGGTTGTGACTGTCGATGGGGATGTGGCGCGTCTGGATGGCAAGAATGGTGAAGTAGAATGTGAGAATGAGGGGTTGAAGGAGAGAGTAAAGACAGCATTCGGACAGATACAAAGTGCAGTGAGACCAATCCCGCCATCAGCATCTTGA